ACGATTATGACAATGAATTTGGAATGGATGGAACAGTAAATGATTTTTCAAGCCAAAAAGTAAACGAATGGAAGCAAAAATTTCAAAAAATGTATGACAATTTCACCTCCAAAGGCATTCCGGTATTATTCGGCGAGCATGGCGCCGTTGACAATGGCAAAAACGAAAAGGGCAGAGCGCATTATTTTGAGGTAGTTTACAAGTTGTCATACCTTAGCAATGTGGTGGCTTGCGTTTGGGACAATAACGGCGCTTATGAGGCAGGAAAGCCTGCCGCTGATAAGTTTAGGGTTATAGACCGCAAAGAATGCAAACCTTGGCAAAAAGAAATAACGGACGCTATCATGAGAGGTTATTTTGTAAGGCGCGAAGGACAAAATCTAAAAGATTTTTCCGTATTATCTACGGCGGGATATGTGTATGCCACTAACTCTAGAGCCGCGTCTATAAAAGAAATCACCGATATAACCTTGTCGGATACATCTTTGGCGTTAAAGCCCGGTATGGCGAAAAATGTTACGGCTAGTTTAGAGCCTAGCGATACTAACGATGTGCTCTTGTGGAAGACTTCGGACCCTACGGTCGCTACCGTATATAACGGCTTAATAAGGGCTAAGGGCATAGGCAAAGCAACAATAACGGCGTTTTCGCAAAGCGGCTCGGTAGCCGAGCAAATAGAAGTAACGGTTTATCCCGACCGAACGCTCAAAAGACCGGCGACAGATATCGCTACGGACAAAGAATTGTATATTTTGGAGCCGGGCGAAACCGCCTCTATTGATGTGGCATTAACGCCCGCCAAAAATAGCGAGATTGTGAGATTCAAATCCTCTAACCCGAATGTAGCGACAGTCAACAAATTGGGCAAAATTGTCGGGGTTGATGATGGCGCGGCTTATATATCAATAACCACGACCAGCGGGCTTACAAAAACGGTAAAAGTAGTCGTCAAGACTATTACAGAGGACAATGATCTTTCTGTGGGCTTATATGTATATTACAACGATAAAGAAAATGGTTATTATTCTAATGAATTAGGCGAAGCGACGCAGATTGTAGGCGATGGCGTTTATACTTTGAGTTTTGATTGTGACGAGCATTTGTCGCAAGACGCAAAAACCAAAGGCGTCAAATATCTTAAAAATCTAGGCTCGATTTATATAAAAGATTTGAAAGAAAAACCTAATTTATTGACTAGCGGCAAAATTTTGTATAATTCTATCGCGGTTGACGGAACCGATCTCACAATCACAATCACAGAGCCAAAATCTGCTATTAAAAATAACAAAGTTTTTGACACTAACGACCCGATTAACGCGTGGGAAGGTTCGGCAGTAAGCGAAGTTACAGTTAGCGATTATGTCCTTAACTTTACGACGGTTACTAATCCGAAAAAAATAACCGTTACCTTTACATTAAGCGATGTGGTATTTAAGGCGGGCGACGGGTCATCAAATAATGTAACAAAAGTTGAGATTGACGGTAAAGATAAGGTTTCTTTGGACGGTCAAAAAACCGAAGAACCAATCGCCGTGAAGATTACGCCTGTCGATACCGCCGAGAAAATAACATTTTATTCGTCCGATAATTCGGTAGTTTATACGGACATTAGTGGACAAGATGTGCCCAGCGATAACGGCGTAGTTAATGCCAATGTTGTCGCGATGGGCGAGGGCGAAGCCACTATTACGGCGATTTCGGAAAGCGGACAAAAAGCGGTGTTTAATGTGACCGTTTCGTCATTAGGCGAGATATCATACGACGGATTTGAGGAAGAGTATATAAATATGGCTGAGGTTGACGATGAAAACGGCGAAACAAATGAAAAAGGCTGTAAAGGCTGTAAAGGCAAGAACAACGCCGTGATTTTGGCCTTAATGACTGTGTTGTTATGGTCGGTTACCCGCTTTAAAAAATAATATAATTTTAGCTAGTTAATACTAAGCAGATTGCCTTTATTAAAATAAAGGCAATCTGCTTAGTATTTTTTATTACTTAGCACGCCAAACGCCTTGCTTTACGGCTTTGCTAATTATCATTGGGCTTTTTTGATTTTTTCCGCGCGCTCTGCTATGGGAGGAGTAGTAAGTTAATAAGCCTTGATAGCTATGGGCTTTAGCATAGCGTTATAAAACGCGCTTTGAAAGGCAAACAAGAAACATAACTCAATCCAACAGCTTTAATTTAACGCGTTGTAAAACCGCGCAGGTTTGCGCGTTATTTTGGTTTTTTTGGAGCAATGATTTATAATTGATATATTAAATTAATTTATAGGTTTTTTTATGTATAGGTTTGTTTGTTTGGGAGATATTAACCAAGAAATTAGGGATCTAAGATGGGAAGTTTTTGTGGTTGAGCAGGGCATTGATCCCGAGATAGAGATAGAAAAAGACGAGTATAATTATAAGCATTTGTGTTTTTATAAGGACGGCATTCTTATAGCGTACGCCCGAGCCAAATGTCAAGGCGAGGTTTTGCGAGTTGGCAGAGTCTTGGTCAAAAAAGAATACAGAGGCCAGGGCTTAGGAGCGGCGATTATGAAATATTGCGAAGAGATAGCCAAACAAAACAATTGCGCGGTTTTGGAGCTTCACGCCCAGAGTCAAGTAATAGGGTTTTATGAGAAATTGGGATACGATGCAATCGGCGATTATTTTTTGGAAGCCAATATCAAGCATAAAAAAATGAAAAAATATCTGACCAAATAGCCGCAGGGAAAAGCCATGCTCGTAATATTTCATAGCAGGAGACAAATTCATGATAAGAAAAGCCGAAATATCTGATTTGATTGCTATAACTCAACTGGCAATCCTTCTGTGGCCGGACAATGAATTTGACGACTTAAAAAAGGAAATAGAAAAAACGCTTTTAGATAAAGACGCTGTAGTTTTTCTGTGTTTTGAT
The Clostridiales bacterium genome window above contains:
- a CDS encoding cellulase family glycosylhydrolase — encoded protein: MRIIKNLCLVIAIIMLSALATVNFNFVQSSEQTQSRAGIRALPFRDLSAQQIVQEMGAGWNLGNTMDGHTGMMPSETAWQGDITTQRLIDAVHDMGFNTIRVPVTWGQKIDDDNDYKVDEAWMSRVQDIVDYAISQDMYVVVNMHHDGVHDGGGWFNLTLEGDQLEAVKAKYKALWRQIAERFKYYDEHLIFEAMNEVWVTNDNYPYDFEIIGECNQIFVDTVRETGENNKHRWLVCTGRYTNLDAALNPAYKFKLPQDEYNDENRIMVSFHDYDNEFGMDGTVNDFSSQKVNEWKQKFQKMYDNFTSKGIPVLFGEHGAVDNGKNEKGRAHYFEVVYKLSYLSNVVACVWDNNGAYEAGKPAADKFRVIDRKECKPWQKEITDAIMRGYFVRREGQNLKDFSVLSTAGYVYATNSRAASIKEITDITLSDTSLALKPGMAKNVTASLEPSDTNDVLLWKTSDPTVATVYNGLIRAKGIGKATITAFSQSGSVAEQIEVTVYPDRTLKRPATDIATDKELYILEPGETASIDVALTPAKNSEIVRFKSSNPNVATVNKLGKIVGVDDGAAYISITTTSGLTKTVKVVVKTITEDNDLSVGLYVYYNDKENGYYSNELGEATQIVGDGVYTLSFDCDEHLSQDAKTKGVKYLKNLGSIYIKDLKEKPNLLTSGKILYNSIAVDGTDLTITITEPKSAIKNNKVFDTNDPINAWEGSAVSEVTVSDYVLNFTTVTNPKKITVTFTLSDVVFKAGDGSSNNVTKVEIDGKDKVSLDGQKTEEPIAVKITPVDTAEKITFYSSDNSVVYTDISGQDVPSDNGVVNANVVAMGEGEATITAISESGQKAVFNVTVSSLGEISYDGFEEEYINMAEVDDENGETNEKGCKGCKGKNNAVILALMTVLLWSVTRFKK
- a CDS encoding GNAT family N-acetyltransferase, whose protein sequence is MYRFVCLGDINQEIRDLRWEVFVVEQGIDPEIEIEKDEYNYKHLCFYKDGILIAYARAKCQGEVLRVGRVLVKKEYRGQGLGAAIMKYCEEIAKQNNCAVLELHAQSQVIGFYEKLGYDAIGDYFLEANIKHKKMKKYLTK